From a single Bacteroidia bacterium genomic region:
- a CDS encoding RagB/SusD family nutrient uptake outer membrane protein, with the protein MQISYKITLLLLAMVLVATGCEKEFLQRNPKVGVTEANFYKNADDAVSAVNAAYSALQYEITPSGHFRWFWGDIVSDDATKGGSGDNDVASLGRLENFDGRPTNELLESEWNADYKGIYFANLVTKNVPGIEMDPFLKAQVIGEAKFIRAWFYYNLAMLFGDVPLVTDVVGPDDVRPRTPVGEVWAQVETDLKEAIPSLPLRSELSDDEIGRITRGAAQALLVKVYAFQSKWAEAEPLADAIIQSQEYFLVSDYNNIFTIAGENGPESIFEIQYMNRSNGDWGRFEEGTLTNVFQRARGDFGGYGFNIPTQSFVDEFFKEGFEDPRLSATVFREGEPMGDRGIFTKDATGGFPYDYYAKKYFINKNQEAPTGDPNVNGQSNDRVIRYADILLLHAEAAYHNGNEGAAKLSLNEVRARARGNTNLLPDVTASGQALLDAILHERRVELGLEGHRFFDVIRQGKTYAESVMKPLHPTFNYDVHKLFPIPQSQIQLSDGVITQNTGY; encoded by the coding sequence ATGCAAATTTCATATAAAATTACCCTGCTGTTATTGGCGATGGTACTGGTTGCCACAGGCTGTGAGAAAGAATTTCTCCAGCGCAACCCCAAAGTGGGTGTTACGGAAGCCAACTTTTACAAAAATGCTGACGATGCCGTTTCGGCAGTCAATGCAGCCTATTCGGCCCTTCAGTATGAAATCACTCCTTCCGGGCACTTCCGCTGGTTTTGGGGAGATATCGTCTCCGACGATGCGACCAAAGGCGGGTCCGGAGACAATGACGTGGCTTCACTCGGACGCCTCGAAAACTTCGACGGAAGGCCGACCAATGAGCTGCTGGAAAGCGAGTGGAATGCCGATTACAAAGGCATTTACTTTGCCAACCTGGTAACCAAAAATGTTCCGGGAATTGAAATGGATCCATTTCTTAAGGCTCAGGTAATCGGCGAAGCAAAGTTTATCCGCGCATGGTTTTATTACAACCTGGCGATGTTGTTTGGCGACGTACCGCTTGTAACAGATGTGGTAGGACCTGACGATGTACGCCCGAGAACCCCTGTAGGAGAAGTATGGGCACAGGTAGAAACCGACTTAAAGGAAGCGATTCCCTCCCTTCCGCTCCGCAGTGAATTGAGCGATGATGAGATCGGCCGTATCACCCGCGGGGCTGCACAGGCGCTGCTGGTAAAAGTATATGCTTTCCAGTCAAAATGGGCAGAAGCAGAACCCTTAGCCGATGCGATCATTCAGTCACAGGAGTATTTTCTGGTAAGCGATTACAACAATATTTTTACCATCGCAGGTGAAAACGGACCTGAATCGATCTTCGAAATTCAGTATATGAACCGCTCTAACGGCGACTGGGGAAGGTTTGAAGAAGGTACGCTGACGAATGTATTCCAGCGAGCCCGCGGTGATTTTGGCGGATATGGATTTAACATCCCTACCCAATCATTTGTGGATGAATTTTTCAAAGAAGGATTTGAAGATCCCCGTCTTTCAGCTACGGTTTTCCGCGAAGGTGAGCCCATGGGCGACAGAGGTATTTTCACCAAAGATGCTACCGGTGGTTTCCCTTATGATTATTATGCGAAAAAATATTTTATCAATAAAAATCAGGAAGCGCCTACCGGAGACCCGAATGTCAATGGTCAGTCCAACGACCGCGTAATTCGCTATGCAGATATTCTTTTGTTGCATGCAGAAGCCGCTTACCACAACGGAAATGAAGGCGCAGCCAAACTTTCACTCAATGAAGTTCGTGCCCGTGCCCGCGGCAATACCAACCTGTTGCCAGATGTAACCGCTTCCGGACAGGCATTGCTGGATGCTATCTTACACGAACGCCGTGTCGAACTCGGATTGGAAGGACACCGGTTTTTTGATGTGATTCGCCAGGGAAAAACCTATGCCGAATCTGTAATGAAACCTTTGCACCCGACATTTAACTACGATGTGCACAAGTTGTTCCCCATTCCTCAATCACAGATTCAGCTGTCAGATGGGGTGATCACACAGAATACAGGGTATTGA
- a CDS encoding glycoside hydrolase family 16 protein, translating into MVKVRIILMLVLVWGCNNRPQTTPSSPEMLLVWADEFAYTGAPDPAKWGYSLGNGCPDLCGWGNNEQQYYTDRIENVWVEDGFLNIEARKEPLEGSEFTSAKIISKAKGDFLYGRFEMRAKLPEGKGTWAAIWMMPSESKYGTWPSSGEIDIMEFVGYIPDSIFQTVHTGAYNGMLGTQRGGSIHKQETESGFHTFTFNWTPEKMEFFTDEKLCFTFLKDSDNTDQWPFDQPFHWILNVAVGGNWGGAMGVDPSIWPQRMLVDYVRVYQQAAPDLHGI; encoded by the coding sequence ATGGTTAAGGTTCGTATTATTTTGATGTTGGTTTTGGTTTGGGGGTGCAACAATCGCCCCCAAACCACTCCATCTTCTCCGGAAATGCTACTCGTATGGGCAGATGAATTTGCTTACACAGGCGCACCGGATCCGGCGAAGTGGGGATATAGTCTCGGAAATGGTTGTCCTGATCTTTGCGGATGGGGAAACAATGAACAGCAGTATTATACCGACCGAATTGAAAATGTCTGGGTTGAAGATGGGTTTCTGAATATAGAAGCCAGAAAAGAGCCATTGGAAGGAAGTGAATTCACCTCCGCCAAGATTATAAGCAAGGCTAAAGGTGATTTTCTCTACGGAAGATTTGAGATGCGCGCAAAACTACCCGAAGGAAAAGGTACGTGGGCCGCAATATGGATGATGCCATCTGAATCCAAATATGGAACCTGGCCTTCCAGTGGAGAAATCGATATCATGGAGTTTGTGGGATATATACCTGATTCGATTTTTCAAACGGTTCATACTGGTGCCTATAACGGAATGCTGGGTACACAGCGTGGCGGAAGTATCCATAAGCAAGAAACAGAATCGGGATTCCACACGTTTACCTTCAACTGGACACCCGAAAAAATGGAGTTCTTTACTGACGAAAAGCTTTGTTTTACCTTTCTTAAAGACAGCGACAATACAGACCAATGGCCTTTTGATCAGCCATTTCACTGGATACTGAATGTTGCCGTAGGAGGCAACTGGGGTGGGGCAATGGGCGTAGACCCTTCCATCTGGCCTCAAAGGATGCTCGTGGATTACGTACGTGTATATCAACAAGCGGCACCCGACTTACATGGAATATGA
- a CDS encoding family 16 glycosylhydrolase, whose amino-acid sequence MKTLSSLLHIIPVTFLLLTGCKEDPAPVVLPNAAINDVSRLEGDENSVFSFRIVLAGENTQGVTVNYQTSAETATPGEDYTESSGTVTLAAGETEKSFDIPIHGDIKNESDETFIVTLSNISGAKLLDAEGKGTIRNDDEGKLSIPETGYSSATSYPGMTLVWQDEFTGTDVDPANWTFETGAGGWGNNELQYYQPENTSVVDGNLVITAKKESVSGSQYTSSRLITAGKQEFKFGRIDIRATLPEGQGIWPALWMLGANFFTSGWPACGEIDIMELVGHTPGQVHGTVHFGADVASHQYTGSSKILPGGAKFSQEYHVFSLVWEENLIKWLVDDVQYFQISSNAVNPWPFNEKFFFIFNIAVGGQWPGSPDNTTVFPQYMIVDYIRVFQ is encoded by the coding sequence ATGAAAACTCTCTCCTCACTATTGCACATAATACCCGTTACTTTTTTGCTGCTTACCGGTTGTAAAGAAGATCCTGCGCCGGTGGTTCTTCCCAATGCTGCCATCAATGATGTATCCCGCCTGGAAGGAGACGAAAACTCTGTGTTTAGTTTTCGCATTGTCCTGGCTGGAGAAAATACGCAGGGGGTAACCGTCAATTACCAGACCTCGGCAGAAACAGCTACTCCCGGAGAAGACTACACAGAATCCTCAGGTACCGTGACCCTCGCAGCAGGTGAAACTGAAAAATCTTTTGATATTCCGATTCACGGTGATATAAAAAATGAGTCAGACGAAACTTTTATTGTGACTCTGTCCAATATTTCCGGCGCAAAACTCCTCGATGCTGAAGGGAAAGGCACCATTCGCAATGACGATGAAGGCAAACTATCTATACCCGAAACAGGATACTCTTCCGCCACCTCCTACCCGGGCATGACCCTGGTTTGGCAGGATGAATTTACCGGTACAGACGTGGACCCTGCAAACTGGACCTTTGAGACCGGCGCAGGCGGGTGGGGGAATAATGAATTGCAGTATTATCAGCCGGAAAATACATCTGTCGTTGATGGAAACCTGGTCATCACGGCAAAAAAAGAGTCAGTAAGCGGAAGCCAGTACACCTCATCAAGACTGATTACGGCGGGTAAGCAGGAATTTAAGTTTGGCAGAATAGACATACGCGCTACCCTGCCCGAAGGACAGGGAATCTGGCCCGCCCTTTGGATGCTTGGTGCCAACTTTTTTACCAGCGGCTGGCCTGCCTGTGGTGAAATTGATATCATGGAGCTGGTAGGGCATACGCCCGGGCAAGTTCATGGTACCGTACATTTTGGTGCAGACGTTGCTTCTCACCAGTACACAGGCAGTTCTAAAATACTTCCCGGTGGAGCTAAATTTTCCCAGGAGTACCATGTATTTTCACTTGTATGGGAAGAAAATCTCATCAAATGGCTGGTCGATGATGTTCAGTATTTTCAGATTAGCAGCAACGCAGTCAACCCATGGCCTTTTAATGAAAAATTCTTTTTCATCTTCAACATCGCTGTAGGTGGACAATGGCCAGGTAGCCCTGACAATACAACGGTGTTTCCGCAATATATGATTGTGGATTATATAAGGGTGTTTCAATAA
- a CDS encoding PKD domain-containing protein yields the protein MNAGLRSFCWFLFLSMALVLPLHAQISYTPLYHSNAGNPGGLNNESDFETVGWTSILNGLLSVNQWSNNVTIPFAFNYYGTAVTTVKVSANGLLTFEPGASLLPNNNQFLPTSALPGKTIACFWDQFTINPPTGSNDQVYTKTFGTFPNRQFWVRWSSFEWGTADFTYVAAVLEETTNKIYIVDMYGSPNTTAVTATVGVQSNSSFAIQYGTASTAMTAGGSVNSDNSYYSFTPFVIPPFDLLPVEVLSPVDEGCGLGMEAVSFRVTNIGQLNANSIKATFTVDGGSPVTPETIPGTLLPGDTTTYTFSALANLTAPGNHLIEISVNLTGDGNIHNDTIDFAVNNLLNVTSFPYFQNFEAGTGGWAAGGANSSWERGIPANDTIDHAASGMYAWITNASGNYNVNENSFVSSPCFDLSNANSKYHLAMKIWWESEFSWDGAVLQSSTDGGKTWTAIGNYGDPDHWYNDNSINGNPGGQLLGWTGRASTANSSGGWVRAQHKLPSALIGQPSVRLRFAFGSDGFQTDDGFAFDDFTIAAVPNVNLGPDRFFCDGDSLVAGNAGYSYQWSTGSTAPVIHLYNTAGFDFSDSTITVTVTDTLGMVARDTIRISMAKSLTVIPILTTNILCGGDSTGEIDVLVNGGAQPFTYSWNNGASTEDLTGVPAGTYSLTVVDDKGCTRSAGPVTLTENPILTLSGETTDVSCYGENDGKIAVSAGGGTGGYGFSWSDGQTDSLAIGFGAGTYSVVLTDALGCTLTENFTINQPDSLFAIKSGLTDASCIDLANGSIDLLVFGGTPPFVFLWSHGDTIEDPQNLLPGGYSATVTDSQGCIAFTDTFTLVYTDTLPAAGFFFNITGGAVGFQDTSAGSSSWLWDFGDGKTSTFREPVHEYAVNGTYTVTQIVSNLCGSDTMISEVTINTVGIEKSLSVVSWDVFPNPTYGDMTLWVESAVAGDYIVRIFDPQGRLVMEKSLGRLSGSGRYEIKMSPGIARGLYLLVFSSGEARESRRIMLR from the coding sequence ATGAATGCAGGATTACGGAGTTTTTGCTGGTTTCTGTTTCTGAGCATGGCACTCGTACTACCCCTGCATGCGCAGATTTCCTATACGCCCCTGTATCATTCGAATGCAGGAAATCCGGGGGGACTCAACAATGAGTCTGATTTTGAAACTGTAGGTTGGACCAGCATTCTCAATGGCCTTCTTTCCGTCAATCAATGGTCAAATAATGTAACCATACCATTTGCATTTAATTATTACGGAACTGCAGTAACTACAGTAAAAGTCAGTGCCAACGGTCTGCTTACATTCGAGCCTGGTGCCTCTTTATTGCCCAACAATAATCAGTTTCTTCCTACAAGTGCGCTTCCCGGCAAAACGATCGCATGTTTCTGGGATCAGTTTACCATAAACCCTCCGACAGGTAGCAATGACCAGGTCTATACCAAAACGTTTGGTACTTTTCCCAACCGGCAATTTTGGGTAAGATGGTCTTCCTTCGAATGGGGTACAGCTGATTTTACTTATGTAGCCGCTGTTCTGGAAGAAACCACCAATAAAATATATATCGTCGATATGTATGGCAGTCCCAATACGACTGCGGTTACAGCTACAGTAGGCGTTCAGTCCAACAGTTCTTTTGCGATTCAGTACGGTACAGCCAGCACAGCAATGACTGCCGGAGGATCTGTTAATTCTGACAATAGTTACTATTCCTTTACGCCATTTGTAATACCGCCATTTGACCTTCTGCCCGTGGAAGTATTGTCGCCGGTTGATGAAGGGTGTGGGTTGGGAATGGAAGCGGTGTCCTTTCGGGTGACGAATATCGGCCAGCTAAATGCAAACTCGATCAAAGCCACCTTTACCGTAGATGGCGGAAGCCCGGTAACGCCGGAAACCATACCCGGCACATTATTGCCGGGAGATACAACCACTTATACGTTCTCCGCATTAGCTAACCTGACCGCGCCGGGAAATCATCTCATCGAGATCAGCGTCAACCTCACCGGCGATGGAAATATTCACAATGACACCATCGATTTTGCTGTCAACAATTTACTGAACGTCACATCATTCCCTTATTTCCAAAACTTTGAAGCGGGTACAGGCGGCTGGGCTGCGGGTGGGGCAAACTCCAGTTGGGAGCGTGGTATTCCTGCCAATGATACCATCGACCATGCAGCTTCCGGCATGTATGCCTGGATCACCAATGCATCGGGAAACTACAATGTGAACGAAAACTCGTTTGTCAGCAGCCCATGTTTTGACTTGAGCAATGCCAACAGCAAATACCATTTAGCCATGAAAATCTGGTGGGAAAGTGAGTTTAGCTGGGATGGCGCGGTGCTTCAGTCTTCCACCGACGGTGGCAAAACCTGGACAGCCATTGGCAATTATGGCGACCCTGACCATTGGTATAATGACAACTCGATCAACGGAAACCCCGGAGGCCAGTTGCTTGGCTGGACCGGCCGTGCCAGCACAGCGAATAGTTCCGGTGGTTGGGTGAGAGCACAACACAAATTGCCTTCGGCACTTATCGGGCAGCCCTCCGTTCGGCTTCGGTTTGCCTTCGGCTCTGATGGATTTCAGACCGACGATGGGTTTGCTTTTGATGATTTTACAATCGCAGCCGTGCCCAATGTGAACCTTGGACCTGACCGCTTTTTTTGTGATGGGGATTCACTCGTAGCGGGTAATGCCGGGTACAGTTACCAATGGTCCACAGGATCTACTGCGCCTGTCATTCACCTTTATAATACTGCTGGATTCGACTTCTCAGACAGCACCATTACCGTTACTGTCACGGATACCCTGGGAATGGTTGCCCGTGATACAATCCGTATATCCATGGCCAAATCCTTAACGGTTATCCCGATATTAACTACAAATATTTTGTGTGGGGGAGATTCTACCGGCGAGATTGATGTTTTGGTAAACGGAGGTGCTCAGCCTTTTACGTATTCGTGGAACAATGGGGCGTCCACCGAAGATCTTACGGGCGTGCCAGCCGGTACGTATTCGCTTACTGTCGTCGATGACAAAGGGTGTACGCGGTCTGCGGGGCCCGTTACGCTGACAGAAAATCCCATCCTTACCCTTTCAGGAGAAACTACCGATGTTTCCTGTTATGGAGAAAATGACGGGAAGATTGCTGTTTCGGCTGGTGGCGGTACCGGTGGATATGGATTTTCGTGGTCTGATGGCCAAACTGACAGCCTGGCCATTGGATTTGGTGCAGGAACCTATTCGGTAGTACTAACCGATGCCTTGGGGTGTACGCTGACTGAAAATTTTACCATTAACCAGCCAGACTCCTTATTTGCCATAAAATCAGGGCTGACAGATGCTTCCTGTATCGATCTGGCCAATGGATCGATTGACCTGTTAGTGTTTGGTGGTACTCCTCCGTTTGTTTTCTTATGGAGCCATGGCGATACGATTGAAGATCCGCAAAATCTGCTTCCCGGAGGGTATTCGGCGACGGTGACAGACAGTCAGGGATGTATAGCATTTACCGATACCTTTACACTGGTATATACCGATACACTGCCTGCGGCGGGATTTTTCTTTAACATTACCGGTGGTGCCGTAGGCTTTCAGGATACCTCAGCCGGCAGTAGTTCGTGGTTGTGGGATTTTGGTGATGGGAAAACCTCTACCTTCAGAGAGCCCGTGCACGAGTATGCCGTCAATGGGACTTATACCGTTACGCAGATTGTCAGCAATCTTTGTGGCAGTGACACGATGATATCGGAGGTTACCATCAATACCGTAGGGATTGAAAAATCACTTTCTGTGGTTAGTTGGGATGTATTTCCAAACCCTACATACGGCGACATGACCTTATGGGTAGAGTCGGCAGTTGCGGGTGATTACATCGTCCGGATTTTTGATCCACAGGGCAGACTGGTTATGGAAAAATCACTCGGCAGGCTGAGTGGATCGGGCAGGTATGAAATAAAAATGTCCCCTGGCATAGCCAGAGGACTGTATTTGTTGGTTTTCTCATCCGGAGAGGCAAGAGAATCCCGACGGATTATGTTGCGGTAG
- a CDS encoding Glu/Leu/Phe/Val dehydrogenase, whose amino-acid sequence MAEIKATIAQEKRPSAYDSFMARFNEAADLISLDQRFRDILGAPERVINVNLPVKLDDGTTRVFEGFRVIHSTVMGPSKGGIRFAPFVDLDEVKALAGWMTFKCALVGLPYGGAKGGITLNPKVRSTDELERITRAYTRALKDVFGEDSDIPAPDMGTSQREMAWIYHEYSRTYGYTPGVVTGKPLHLGGSKGRVPATGWGVMLSAMLAMEKLALKPEECTCAIHGFGNVGSWAAKFLADKGLKIQAISDNTGGFYREEGIDIRAAIKHMRNHGSLEGFDGGARITNEELLTLRVDVLVPAAIENVITPANAGNIQAKLIVEGANGPVSSDADEILDAKGVMIVPDILANSGGVTVSYFEWVQNRRGHYYSEEEIQAKTLPILTEAFERVYETHKEYECSMRIAAYIVAIERLATGIDLEGNF is encoded by the coding sequence ATGGCAGAAATTAAGGCTACCATTGCTCAGGAGAAACGGCCATCGGCGTATGATTCGTTCATGGCCAGATTCAATGAAGCTGCGGATCTCATCAGTCTGGACCAGCGGTTCAGGGATATCCTCGGCGCTCCCGAAAGGGTGATCAACGTGAACCTCCCTGTCAAACTTGACGACGGCACAACGCGTGTATTTGAAGGTTTCCGTGTCATTCATTCTACCGTCATGGGACCATCAAAAGGTGGGATTCGATTTGCGCCTTTTGTGGATCTCGACGAGGTGAAAGCACTGGCAGGGTGGATGACTTTCAAGTGTGCGCTTGTAGGACTTCCCTACGGCGGCGCAAAAGGAGGGATTACCCTTAACCCGAAGGTTCGCAGCACGGATGAACTGGAGCGCATTACCCGCGCTTACACACGGGCACTGAAAGATGTTTTTGGGGAAGATTCCGACATTCCGGCACCGGATATGGGCACAAGTCAGCGGGAAATGGCCTGGATCTATCACGAGTATTCACGTACATACGGCTATACACCGGGTGTCGTAACGGGCAAACCACTCCACCTTGGCGGATCCAAAGGCCGTGTGCCTGCCACCGGCTGGGGCGTTATGCTTTCTGCAATGCTCGCTATGGAAAAACTGGCGCTTAAACCCGAAGAATGTACCTGTGCCATCCACGGATTTGGAAATGTGGGTAGTTGGGCTGCAAAATTTCTTGCCGACAAAGGCCTGAAGATTCAGGCAATCAGCGACAATACCGGTGGTTTCTATCGCGAAGAAGGAATTGATATTCGCGCTGCAATCAAACATATGCGCAACCACGGAAGCCTTGAAGGATTTGACGGCGGTGCGAGAATTACCAACGAAGAGTTGCTCACCCTCCGTGTAGATGTGCTTGTTCCTGCAGCCATTGAGAACGTAATCACGCCCGCCAACGCAGGCAATATCCAGGCTAAACTTATCGTAGAAGGTGCCAACGGCCCCGTCTCCTCCGATGCCGACGAAATTCTCGACGCCAAAGGGGTAATGATTGTGCCCGATATCCTTGCCAATTCTGGCGGTGTAACGGTTTCCTACTTCGAATGGGTACAAAACCGCCGCGGACATTATTACTCAGAAGAGGAAATTCAGGCCAAAACACTTCCGATTCTTACCGAAGCATTTGAACGGGTATATGAAACCCACAAAGAATACGAATGCTCCATGAGGATTGCAGCCTATATCGTGGCGATCGAAAGACTGGCTACAGGTATTGACCTCGAAGGAAATTTCTGA
- a CDS encoding phosphatidate cytidylyltransferase, with translation MNNNLVQRILTALVAGSVTIAAIIFSPYGLWAFCTLVALAGLWEMLGLLGVTKRRYRWLTMIFAAVVWILLLLEIVADTILEMPATPYILAGVMAFPVLAITMLYDSKVVQPVQILSAILMSLVYCYLPLFLFYRMSVPALIMDYDPALPMGILGLTWILDSGAYFVGRFMGKRPLFPRISPKKTWEGAIGAAVLCAGTGLLLDYLLAPESFRWVVVALIISITSQLGDLVESMFKRSMAIKDSGNILPGHGGILDRFDGIYVSVPFLFLYFSLL, from the coding sequence ATGAATAATAACCTTGTACAACGGATCCTTACTGCATTGGTGGCGGGTTCTGTAACGATTGCTGCCATTATTTTTTCCCCTTACGGACTCTGGGCATTTTGTACCCTCGTCGCCCTGGCCGGGCTTTGGGAAATGCTGGGGTTGCTTGGCGTAACCAAACGACGTTACCGGTGGCTGACGATGATTTTTGCGGCGGTTGTCTGGATTTTGCTTTTACTGGAGATTGTGGCAGATACGATTCTGGAAATGCCTGCCACCCCCTATATACTCGCGGGCGTGATGGCCTTTCCGGTTCTGGCAATAACAATGTTATATGATTCCAAAGTTGTACAACCGGTACAGATTCTGAGCGCGATCCTGATGAGTCTGGTCTATTGTTACCTTCCGCTGTTTTTGTTTTACCGAATGTCCGTCCCGGCCCTTATCATGGATTATGATCCGGCTTTGCCGATGGGTATTTTGGGGCTGACCTGGATACTTGACTCCGGGGCATATTTTGTCGGAAGGTTTATGGGGAAAAGACCGTTGTTTCCGCGCATCAGCCCGAAAAAAACCTGGGAAGGAGCGATCGGTGCAGCAGTACTATGTGCAGGTACAGGTTTATTGCTGGATTATCTGCTGGCTCCGGAGAGTTTCCGGTGGGTGGTTGTCGCATTGATCATTAGTATCACAAGTCAGCTTGGAGATTTGGTCGAATCCATGTTCAAGCGGAGTATGGCCATTAAGGATTCGGGAAATATTTTGCCGGGGCACGGCGGAATACTGGATCGGTTTGACGGAATTTATGTGTCCGTACCTTTCCTGTTTTTATATTTTTCTTTGCTTTGA
- a CDS encoding CPBP family intramembrane glutamic endopeptidase, which produces MNTLDSLQIHISKNLRLALFFSLFLYTLGLIVLLPLAGIIMTGFYGLHFSELTQILTGNFAIHPDGIQIFRLMQAISQVVTWGVGGLVMTWLMGIFPQVLGFHKPVPLLSVFLPVLIIFTSIPLVQAVHISPELSIWPEMWKEWLSQWASEETASQEHLMVILGEQKISTLLVNLFIFALLPAVCEELFFRGFLQKRLSDTWSPQIAIWTAAIIFSFAHFQFLSFFSRLLLAWLLGYFFHTTHRLFPCIIAHFGYNAATILLVYFSSGTNSTAFTPFVGGVGIDWEIVLLSAVATGILLWIFTKLYKSPDSLQITHE; this is translated from the coding sequence GTGAATACCCTGGATTCTCTACAAATACATATCAGTAAAAACCTCAGGCTGGCCTTATTCTTCAGTCTGTTTTTATACACGTTGGGACTGATTGTTCTGTTGCCACTTGCGGGAATAATCATGACAGGGTTTTATGGGCTTCACTTCAGTGAGCTTACCCAAATCCTTACAGGGAACTTTGCGATTCACCCTGACGGAATACAGATCTTCAGGTTGATGCAGGCCATCAGTCAGGTGGTAACCTGGGGGGTAGGTGGGCTGGTGATGACATGGCTGATGGGCATATTTCCGCAGGTTCTGGGTTTTCACAAACCAGTTCCCCTGCTTTCTGTTTTTCTACCCGTACTCATTATTTTCACCAGTATTCCGCTCGTTCAGGCTGTGCATATTTCTCCGGAATTAAGCATTTGGCCTGAGATGTGGAAAGAGTGGCTGTCTCAATGGGCCAGTGAGGAGACGGCAAGTCAGGAACACCTGATGGTGATCCTGGGAGAACAAAAAATCAGTACGCTACTTGTCAATTTATTCATTTTTGCATTGTTGCCTGCGGTATGTGAAGAGCTGTTTTTTCGCGGATTTTTACAAAAGAGACTAAGCGATACCTGGAGTCCTCAGATTGCAATATGGACAGCGGCGATTATCTTCAGTTTTGCCCATTTTCAGTTTCTTAGCTTTTTTTCCCGTCTTTTGCTGGCCTGGCTGCTTGGATACTTTTTCCATACAACACATCGCCTTTTTCCCTGTATTATTGCCCATTTTGGCTACAATGCTGCTACAATTTTGCTGGTCTATTTTTCTTCCGGAACCAATAGTACCGCCTTTACCCCATTTGTGGGAGGGGTAGGTATTGACTGGGAGATCGTCTTGCTTTCTGCGGTTGCCACCGGCATCCTGCTGTGGATTTTTACAAAACTATACAAATCACCTGATTCCCTTCAGATTACCCATGAATAA
- the dusB gene encoding tRNA dihydrouridine synthase DusB: protein MVKIGNIEVGEFPLLLAPMEDVSDPPFRVLCKELGADVVYTEFISAEGLIRFAEKSMMKLDIYDEERPVGIQIFGSEIESMQESARIVERSQPEFIDINYGCPVKKVACKGAGAGILLDIPKMEQLTREIVNATHLPVTVKTRLGWDDNTIRIQEVALRLQDAGIKALTIHGRTRMQMYKGEADWTLIGEVAAHPDIEIPIFGNGDVDSPEKALEMKQRYPVNGIMIGRAAIGYPWIFRDIKHFFQTGEHLPTPSLAERTEVCRRHLEMSVEWKGALTGIREMRRHYTNYFKGLPNFKTFRMKLVSSENLEELRDTLDHIKTVIAPEYDQEQAFTETETNEPALINIRSGTDVMERLKITNS from the coding sequence ATGGTGAAAATCGGGAATATAGAAGTAGGGGAATTTCCACTATTGCTGGCGCCAATGGAAGACGTCAGTGATCCGCCTTTCCGCGTTTTGTGCAAGGAATTGGGGGCAGATGTAGTTTATACAGAGTTTATCAGTGCCGAAGGCCTGATCCGGTTTGCAGAGAAAAGTATGATGAAACTGGATATCTATGACGAAGAGCGTCCGGTAGGCATCCAGATATTTGGCAGTGAAATCGAATCAATGCAGGAATCTGCACGGATTGTAGAGCGCTCACAACCCGAATTTATCGATATCAACTACGGCTGCCCGGTAAAAAAGGTCGCATGTAAAGGCGCAGGCGCAGGCATTTTGCTCGATATTCCCAAAATGGAGCAACTGACCCGCGAAATCGTCAACGCAACCCACCTTCCGGTGACGGTCAAAACCCGCCTCGGCTGGGATGACAATACCATCAGGATTCAGGAAGTAGCGCTCCGGCTTCAGGATGCAGGGATCAAAGCCCTGACCATACACGGCCGCACGCGGATGCAGATGTACAAAGGCGAAGCCGACTGGACGCTGATCGGAGAAGTCGCCGCACACCCCGATATCGAGATTCCTATTTTTGGGAATGGCGATGTCGATTCTCCGGAAAAAGCCCTCGAAATGAAACAACGATATCCGGTAAATGGAATCATGATCGGCAGAGCGGCAATCGGTTATCCCTGGATTTTCCGGGATATCAAACACTTTTTCCAGACAGGTGAACATCTGCCAACCCCTTCACTCGCAGAACGGACAGAAGTCTGCCGCCGTCACCTCGAAATGTCTGTCGAGTGGAAAGGAGCGCTTACGGGAATCCGCGAAATGCGCCGCCATTATACCAACTATTTTAAAGGACTTCCAAACTTCAAAACTTTTCGGATGAAACTCGTATCTTCCGAAAATCTGGAAGAACTCAGAGATACACTGGATCATATAAAAACGGTGATTGCACCTGAATATGATCAGGAACAAGCTTTTACAGAGACAGAAACCAATGAACCCGCTCTGATCAATATTCGCTCAGGAACGGATGTGATGGAACGACTGAAAATAACGAACAGTTGA